The segment ATTAGCATGGCCCGGATCTATTACAACAACCTTTTTCGCAGCTTTTGAAACTTTAGCATCTTCTTTTTCTGATTTTATAGCTGAATTCTCACTTTTTTCTTTGACTTTACTTTTTTCTTCAGCCTTACTTTTTTCTTCACTTTTTATTTCTTCTTCAGTTTTGCCCTTATCTTTCCATTTACTACTGTCTTTAGCTTTATTATTTTTTATGGCAGAAGACTTCTTTTCAGTTTTAGGCACTGTAGCCATATTTTTTGCTTAGAATAATTATAATAAAAAAATGATAGCAAACTTAATGTACATAAAATTATTAATGGCATAACTTTTTTCTTAGTGTTTCTCATAACTTTCTCCTTCAAGACTTAATCTAATCATTTTCATACTTTAAAAATAATTTAATATTATACTTTTCAAATTCATTTAAACTTGAATCTCCTCCTTTAAAACTAGGGTCTTGAGCGTACCAATCTTTATGTTCAAAATATGTTTTGTAGGGCTCTGTTTTAAAAACATATCCATGTCTTGCATATATTTCGTTTCTACCTAATGCAAGCTTTTGAGAAGTTTCGTACATTAAATCCTCCTCATTTAGATATCTTGAATCACTTTCTGGAAACACGTAACCACAAGTAAACTTATTAGGATTATCCTCTGTAATAGCTGTTTCACCTTCTATAATACTTGATGTAGCGTTACTATCTTCATTTTCTGGTGTTTCTTTCAAAGTATTCTCTTCATCCTCTTTATATTGATCTGCATTATTTTCATCTTGGTTATCTTTATCTTCACCCTCTTTTTTGTCTTTTTTATCAATACTTTTTTTGCTTACAGTATTAACTTTCTCATTTTTAGGGTTATTTTTATTAGAAAATAGATCAAAACCAACATAACCTGCAAGGCCTACTATTATCATTAATAAAACTATAAAAATTCCAATTGTCTTCTTTTTGCTATTATTAAGCCCTGGCTTACTTATTTCTTTTTCTTTTTCATCGTCTTTTTGTTCTTCTTTTTCTTTTACTTCTTCTATTTCTTTTTCATCCTCTTTTTCTTCTTCTTTTTCTTTTACTTCTAATAAATCTTCTGTTTTTCCCTTTATTTTATTTCCACAATTTGGGCAAAACTTCACATTTTCAGGAATCTCTTTCCCACACTTATTACAATACACCTTAATCTCCTCCTTATTTCACTTCTTTAAATGGATATTCACTATCTAATAATTTATATCCTTGATTCTTAATGCATTTGAAGTATTTAGATTATATGTTTAAGTCAACAATATATATTTCTATAATTTATTGTATATTCCTGCAATTATGCTCCTTTTACACTATTAATGCCTTTTAAAGCTATAGTTTTTTAATCTTTTGTAATACCTCTTCCTTTAGATATAGCATTGTAGCCATTAAAAATAGAATAAAAAAATAGAATTAGACTCTGCCCTTACTCCTAGCATGAAGCCTAATCCTAGATTTCGTTAAAAATACTTCTCTATTTCCTTTAAATCTTTAAAATCAAATATTGGTTAAAATCCAAAAGCAAAAGGTGATTTCTAATAAGAAATCACCTTTATTCTTCAAATATTAAAGTATTGAAATATTTTCAGCTTGAGGTCCTTTTTGTCCTTGAGCTACATCAAAAGATACTTTTTGTCCTTCTTCTAATGTTTTGAATCCTTCTTTATTGATTTGTGAAAAATGAGCAAATACGTCATTTCCTTCTTCAGTTGTTATAAAACCGAATCCTTTGTCTCCATTAAACCATTTAACTGTTCCTGTCATAATCTGTTACCTCCGAAATTTTTATTTCTTTAACTTTTGAAAATAATACTCAAATAAAAACTTCGAATTATATGTATATAAATCATTATTATTATCATAAAATTTAAAATATAAATCGAATTAATTATTTGTTACTCATTAAAGATACTATATAAGTATACCATATTATATGAATATGTCAAGACTTTTCGAAAATAAATTTTCTGTCTTCTGATCAATTTTTGATAATGTCTTATTATACCACAGGTGATTTCAGAAGTTTCAATAAAAAATTAGGATTAGACTCTGCCACTTATTTTTGCATGGAGCCTAATCCTAAATATTATTAAAAATACTTCTCAATTTCCTTTATATCTTTTATATCAAATATCTCAAGTGAAATTATGTCTAAAGTCTCAATGGAAAGCTTTTTTATATTTTCCTTATATGTGTCTGGTACTTTGCCAAATTTCTTGGTAAATAATTTAATTAATGTCTCAGCTTTGCCTTCTTTTAATCCTTCCTCTTTGCCTTCTTTTAATCCTTCTTTTAATCCTTCCTCTTTACCTTTTTTCACTCCTTGTTCCATAATCATCTTACCTATTTCAGTCATATTAAACACCTCCCAAATATTATTTCGGGTTTCCCCTGGGGTGTTTGCGAGGAGAATTTTTCCGAGCTTACTAACTTTGCAGTTAGGTTTAGAAATTTTTCAAACTATTTTAAATTGTCTATAGCATATTTTGCTTCTTCCTTTGTGAACTCCTCACCTGCATCTGATATTAGTTGATCATAAATTGCACTTGGAGACATAGACATTTCATTTTGATACGTTTTAGCTTTTTCCAAAGCATTAATCTTATAATCAGCTTTTAAATTATCCATAGCATATTGAGCAGCTTCTTTTGAAAATTTTTCTCCATATTCTGAAATTAATTGTTTATAAATTCCTTTTTTTGACATATACATAGTTTCGCTATATATTTCAGCTTTTGTTAAAGCCGATTGATATTCAGTAGGTACTTCTTCTTCCTTTTCTTCTTCCTTTTCTTCTTCCTTTTCTTCTTCCTTCTCTTCTTCTTCCTCTTCATCTTTCTCTATAGTGACAGATTCTTCTACAGGTTTTGATTCCTCTTGTACGTTATTTGTTTGCGTAACTTTTTGGTTTGTTTCGACAGTAGCTATTTTTTCATTATTTTCGTTTGTGCTATCTATAGCAGTACCTAATACCCCTAATAAAATTATAATTCCTATGACAGTTAAGAACTTATGTTTTGCAAACCAAATACGGTTATCATGTCCACAATTCGAACATTTTGTTCCTGCATTTATTTCTTTCCCACACTCTTTACAATTAACTAATTTTTTATTCATATATATTACCTCCTTTATTTATACATATATTATTTTAACATATTATTTTGAAAAATTGTAAATAATTTAAAATTTTAAGTTGTTAATTCCTAATTAATTCGTAAATTAATTATTCCATAACCAAGTAGTTCTTCCTTCATTCTAGCCCACATACTTTCACACCTTGCATTGTCATGGCATCTGCCACCATCACTGTTCATACTTTTATGTGATAACTTGCACCTGGATACCACTCTCTTCTTGGCGTTCCCATTCAACTCACCTTCTTTGATTCATTTTTAATTATTACCATACTTCACAGTAAATAAACAATTCTACAAACAAAAAAACTATCAAAATGCTTATTTTACATCTTGATAGTTTTTATTTATTTGGACATCTTCCCTTCTTTTTACATTTTTCGGGTTTCCCTGGGGTGTTTGCGACTCGTCGTTCGCAGAAAGTTACTTTTTATAATAATCTATAATTACTTATAAAAAAATGTTATAATTTACTAGTATGTATTTATAACAGTAAAGGAGATATTAAATTAGCATGTATACGAAATTAAATCTTCCTATAATTTTATATATATTTATATGCATATATAATTTTAAAAATATTATTGAAGTTTTTTTAAGAAAAAGCAAATAAATTATCTATTTTTTAAACCTGTTAGTGTTAAAGAAAAAAGATTTTTTATATTAAAATATTCTCTATATAATATAGTTATAATAGCTATTATACTAATTCAAATAATATTAAAACTTGATTTTCAATATTATTTTATATCAAACACACTTCTTATGGTAAATATATGCAATTCGAGTAGAAAGATATACTCATAACGTAATATTAGTACTAATTATAAAAAAGTACATTCTATATAGGGGTAGTAACCGCAAAGCGTAAATTTACAACGTTAAGCCAGTTATTTACAATTCGGAGTTATTATTTGAATGTTCTGACTCAGAATTAATATACAAAGGTTCTAACTCATGAAATTACATAAAATCAGTGTAATGCATTGGAAACTCTAGGGTTTAATCACTAAATGATAAAGCTCTTATTTTTTTGCTTAAAATAAGTTAGTTAAAGTACGATTATAGTATTGATAACACTAAGTTAGGTATGAAAATGGTAAATGATAAAAAGAAAAATAACAATTAAAACACCGATATATCAAAGAATCTTTTGAATATATCAGTGTTTTAATTGTTAATATATGTCTTAACGTATAAAATCCACATTTAGAGGTTATTCCCCCTTTGTAAAGAAACAGGCTATTCCTTGGTTTTTGGAGGATTAACTAGACAGCAATATTTTATATAATCCGATACGGACATATTGAGAGCTGCTGCTTTTTCTTGTAGCAGCTCTTTTTCAGCCTGGGTTAATCTAACCTTTGCGTATGTGTCTTTCATTAGTACATCCTATGAAAATCTTAGTTGTACAGCCACTAGAAAATAGTTTCGGTATTCTGTAGCTACAGAGAAAAGTTCCAGTGGACTATAATCTTCATGCTCTCTATCTTCGCCACGCCAGTTATTGTACAGGTTAAAAGCTAACTTTGTAGCCTTGGTAGTTCCTCCTGCCTGCCAACCTTGGTTCAATCCATCAAGCCTTATGCAGTTTTCTTCAAAGTCGTACAAGTCTTTTATGTTCCTTCTTGTTTTAATTTTAGTATTACTATATCTTTTTTATATTTTGTAATGCTGTAGTTATTGTATTTATTGTTTGAGTTAATTCTGTATCACTAGATTGGTTGTTACCAAATGCTTGTATTGTTTTTACATTATTAATTAAAAACTCATTAGCTTTAGGAATGTAATCTACCTGTTTTTGTATAAATCATATTTTTCCTATCTTCCTTCCAACACCTAATCTCTCCCAATATAAATAAAGTCTTGAATGAAACCACCCAAAACCCTCCCTTTTTCTCCCGCTAACTCCTGCAAAAATGCTCCATAAACTCATGCAAACCCGCTTATTTTGTCATTTTCCCTCTCCCTTAGCCCTAATTTCAGACAATATAAAAGCCCACATTAGAGAGCTGATTTTTACTCTAATGTGGGGGTGACGTTCAAAATTTTATTTGTAGTTTCAAAACATTATTTATATATTCAAATTATTATTTATTGGTTACATAACTAACTGTTCCCTCAAAAAAGTTCTGACAAACCCTTTTTCTAAAACACCCATTTTTCAGTACATTAGAGTAGTTTTTAGAGGCATAAAATGAAAATAAAGTCCTGACAAATTTATATCCTTGTTGATTTATAATGAAAATTGGGTTCTCTCTTACTTTTGGTGAAAGACAATAAAAGAATCTCGGGTTTCCCCTGGGGTGTTTGCGAGGAAAATTTTCCGAGCTTGCTATTATCTTCCTTCAAAATTACAATTAAACGTTTTCAAAACATTTAATTGTAATTTTGTTTATATTTATAAATAGTCACTTTCTTTTAATATTTTAAATTCTTTTTCAGTAATTCTTGTATACTCAATAGAACCAAGCTCTTTTGTTGACCTTCCCATATACCATCCAGACATTCTATTTATCTTGCTTGCTGGATTCTTTGTATCCCAATTTAATACAGCTAATCCGTTTAAATTAATATTTCTACTCATTTCTATTGGATTGCTATACCAATAAATTAAACTTCCCGTATTTTCCCCTAAAGAAGATACTATAGTTTTATTACTTTTAAATAATAAAATATTATCTTTATCACACATCCATCCTTTAAAAACTAAATCTCCATCTATTTCATTAATTTCAACAACTCTAGGTATTTCATATCTTTGATCAATCTTATTATCATTATCATTATTTTTACTTTCACATTGATTAATATTATTTTCATTTTTTTCAGGCTGAGGTATAGAATAATATTTCCAATAACCTTTTATTGTCCTAAATCTTACCCAATTTTTAAGTTTTGCAGAAGTTAAAAACAAAAATATAGCCGTAATAATTCCACCAACATTTGTAGCTGAATCCAAATTAGACCATCCAAAATAATCTTTTAGATACAACGCAGCAAAAATAGATATTACCATTAAAGCTTTTGTAATATATCCTAGTCCAGAATCCTTAACAGAATCATATATTATCTTGTCTTTTATAGAAGCTTTTTCTGAATTATCATAATCCAACTCACCTAATTTAAACATTCTAAACTCTGTTTGATTATCACTTTCATCTTCTAAATTTTCTTTTATTAATGATAATTGATATCTTTGACCTGCATTTTTCCTACACAATACTGCTGTTGTATCCTCGAAATCACCTTCTGATAATTTTTTTGCACCTATGGCTGTATCTTCTATTGGTATTGTCTTAATATTAGGATACAGCTCATTTATATTTTTTTCAGTTTGTTTTAATGCTTGGCTATGCGATACTATTAACTTTATATCATTATTATTAATATTTTCATTTTTCTTAAATAAGCAATGATGTATTGGTAATATTTCTGTGGCAACCAATTCCAAATACTCATT is part of the Haloimpatiens sp. FM7315 genome and harbors:
- a CDS encoding YARHG domain-containing protein, whose product is MYCNKCGKEIPENVKFCPNCGNKIKGKTEDLLEVKEKEEEKEDEKEIEEVKEKEEQKDDEKEKEISKPGLNNSKKKTIGIFIVLLMIIVGLAGYVGFDLFSNKNNPKNEKVNTVSKKSIDKKDKKEGEDKDNQDENNADQYKEDEENTLKETPENEDSNATSSIIEGETAITEDNPNKFTCGYVFPESDSRYLNEEDLMYETSQKLALGRNEIYARHGYVFKTEPYKTYFEHKDWYAQDPSFKGGDSSLNEFEKYNIKLFLKYEND
- a CDS encoding cold-shock protein, producing the protein MTGTVKWFNGDKGFGFITTEEGNDVFAHFSQINKEGFKTLEEGQKVSFDVAQGQKGPQAENISIL
- a CDS encoding DUF4351 domain-containing protein, translating into MTEIGKMIMEQGVKKGKEEGLKEGLKEGKEEGLKEGKAETLIKLFTKKFGKVPDTYKENIKKLSIETLDIISLEIFDIKDIKEIEKYF
- a CDS encoding Ltp family lipoprotein gives rise to the protein MNKKLVNCKECGKEINAGTKCSNCGHDNRIWFAKHKFLTVIGIIILLGVLGTAIDSTNENNEKIATVETNQKVTQTNNVQEESKPVEESVTIEKDEEEEEEKEEEKEEEKEEEKEEEVPTEYQSALTKAEIYSETMYMSKKGIYKQLISEYGEKFSKEAAQYAMDNLKADYKINALEKAKTYQNEMSMSPSAIYDQLISDAGEEFTKEEAKYAIDNLK
- a CDS encoding DUF6075 family protein, whose product is MKTRRNIKDLYDFEENCIRLDGLNQGWQAGGTTKATKLAFNLYNNWRGEDREHEDYSPLELFSVATEYRNYFLVAVQLRFS
- a CDS encoding prephenate dehydratase domain-containing protein, with the protein product MTIKIGYQGMEGSNSEEAAKIIAKKLKINDLELVPLISSRNVIGCLKRREIDYGVVAIKNSIGGTVKETFNAIKNEYLELVATEILPIHHCLFKKNENINNNDIKLIVSHSQALKQTEKNINELYPNIKTIPIEDTAIGAKKLSEGDFEDTTAVLCRKNAGQRYQLSLIKENLEDESDNQTEFRMFKLGELDYDNSEKASIKDKIIYDSVKDSGLGYITKALMVISIFAALYLKDYFGWSNLDSATNVGGIITAIFLFLTSAKLKNWVRFRTIKGYWKYYSIPQPEKNENNINQCESKNNDNDNKIDQRYEIPRVVEINEIDGDLVFKGWMCDKDNILLFKSNKTIVSSLGENTGSLIYWYSNPIEMSRNINLNGLAVLNWDTKNPASKINRMSGWYMGRSTKELGSIEYTRITEKEFKILKESDYL